A DNA window from Solanum stenotomum isolate F172 unplaced genomic scaffold, ASM1918654v1 scaffold31518, whole genome shotgun sequence contains the following coding sequences:
- the LOC125852003 gene encoding uncharacterized protein LOC125852003 isoform X5, translating into MMTLFFRCIRFRSANPMQGIYRASGYFAEAYREYEQEQTKVPCMLQFNGLLVPELKCKYLTLELCIENFDLNGVAGLLGAFPHVETLNIYMTENLLDNYFCDFEENNTDLQSWISSIVFPNLKNITIVNSILVCLNRQKRKQGFRRLVKLSQLLLKNATILKKFLVISKSRMCKKCKKCLTNCWCNFFSGLFDKLYPSRSSTNAKFILQAQVFRD; encoded by the exons ATGATGACGCTCTTTTTCCGATGCATTCGGTTTCGCTCAGCGAATCCT ATGCAGGGAATCTATAGGGCATCAGGTTACTTTGCAGAGGCTTATCGAGAGTACGAGCAAGAACAAACTAAA GTCCCATGCATGTTGCAGTTCAATGGATTGCTGGTTCCAGAGTTGAAATGCAAATATCTAACACTAGAATTGTGTATAGAAAACTTTGATTTGAATGGAGTTGCTGGACTTTTGGGAGCCTTTCCTCATGTGGAGACTTTAAACATATACATGACAGAAAATCTC CTTGATAATTACTTTTGCGACTTTGAGGAAAACAATACCGATTTGCAGAGTTGGATTTCAAGCATTGTGTTTCCCAACCTCAAGAATATTACGATTGTCAACTCTATCCTGGTGTGTTTAAACAGGCAAAAAAGAAAACAGGGCTTTCGCAGACTTGTTAAACTTTCACAACTTCTGTTAAAGAATGCAACGATTTTGAAGAAGTTTCTTGTCATATCAAAGAGCAGAATGTGCAAGAAATGTAAGAAATGTTTAACAAACTGTTGGTGCAATTTTTTCTCTGGATTGTTTGACAAGTTGTATCCCTCAAGATCCTCCACCAATGCCAAATTTATCTTGCAGGCTCAAGTTTTCCGGGACTAG
- the LOC125852003 gene encoding putative F-box/LRR-repeat protein At3g18150 isoform X2, protein MINPPLLKREKLSVTEIETLDRISQLPDALLVQILSLLPTKDAFTTCLLSKRWHFLWTFVYNLIFTQESYRVFYEPNCSLKIEKFVSFVNHVLNGFVSSKITKFELDGTQLFNYTSQIKRWLSFAVEREVKHAVFLSSYTHACVLPESFCNCSSLITLYLRQCCFNDAVIVWKFLKSLKLESVILKDDEILNLLSGCPALETMELDDVGGFHCLKINSSKFKRLNLKNHRLPHDISDRSLEIYAPYLEHLEISGDLGDLQCRLVDVSSLVNAKVTFYISCIKHIRHERKEFISVDDYSCHDYHQSFSVLARDYLQKLSCATELTIGSWFTEVPCMLQFNGLLVPELKCKYLTLELCIENFDLNGVAGLLGAFPHVETLNIYMTENLLDNYFCDFEENNMDLQSWISSFVFPNLKNITIVNSILVCLNRQKRKQGFRRLVKLSQLLLKNATILKKFLVISKSRMCKNCKKCLTNCWCNFFSGLFDKLFLSRYPTNANFIFKDQVFRD, encoded by the exons ATGATAAATCCCCCATTgttgaagagagagaaattgAGTGTTACCGAAATCGAAACCCTAGATCGGATTAGTCAATTGCCAGACGCACTCCTTGTTCAAATTCTCTCTCTTTTGCCGACAAAGGATGCATTCACAACATGCCTTCTCTCTAAAAGGTGGCACTTTCTTTGGACTTTTGTTTATAACTTAATTTTCACTCAGGAATCCTACAGAGTTTTTTATGAACCGAATTGTAGCCTGAAAATTGAAAAGTTTGTATCCTTTGTTAACCATGTATTAAATGGTTTCGTTTCttccaaaataacaaaatttgaaCTCGACGGCACACAACTTTTTAATTATACCTCTCAAATTAAACGATGGCTTAGTTTTGCTGTTGAAAGGGAAGTGAAACATGCTGTATTCTTGTCCTCCTACACACATGCTTGTGTATTGCCTGAATCTTTTTGCAACTGTTCGTCGTTGATAACATTATATCTGAGACAGTGTTGCTTTAATGATGCGGTTATAGTCTGGAAGTTTCTAAAGAGCCTAAAGCTGGAGAGTGTGATCTTAAAAGATGATGAAATTTTGAACTTACTATCAGGTTGTCCTGCATTGGAAACTATGGAATTAGATGATGTTGGGGGTTTTCATTGCCTAAAAATTAATTCTTCAAAATTCAAGAGattgaatttgaaaaatcatAGGTTGCCTCATGATATCAGTGATCGCTCCTTGGAGATTTATGCCCCGTATCTGGAGCATTTGGAAATTTCAGGAGATCTTGGGGATCTTCAGTGTAGGCTTGTTGACGTGTCCTCCTTGGTTAATGCTAAGGTTACTTTCTACATTTCATGTATCAAACACATCCGACATGAACGTAAGGAGTTTATTAGTGTTGATGACTACAGCTGTCATGACTATCATCAAAGTTTTAGCGTTCTCGCCCGAGATTATCTTCAAAAGTTGAGTTGTGCAACTGAGCTAACGATCGGATCTTGGTTCACAGAG GTCCCATGCATGTTGCAGTTCAATGGATTGCTGGTTCCAGAGTTGAAATGCAAATATCTAACACTAGAATTGTGTATAGAAAACTTTGATTTGAATGGAGTTGCTGGACTTTTGGGAGCCTTTCCTCATGTGGAGACTTTAAACATATACATGACAGAAAATCTC CTTGATAATTACTTTTGCGACTTTGAGGAAAACAATATGGATCTGCAGAGTTGGATTTCAAGCTTTGTGTTTCCCAACCTCAAGAATATTACGATTGTCAACTCCATCCTGGTGTGTTTAAACAGGCAAAAAAGAAAACAGGGCTTTCGCAGACTTGTTAAACTTTCACAACTTCTGTTAAAGAATGCAACGATTTTGAAGAAGTTTCTTGTCATATCAAAGAGCAGAATGTGCAAGAACTGTAAGAAATGTTTAACAAACTGTTGGTGCAATTTTTTCTCTGGATTGTTTGACAAGTTGTTTCTCTCAAGATACCCCACCAATGCCAATTTTATCTTCAAGGATCAAGTTTTCCGGGACTAG
- the LOC125852003 gene encoding putative F-box/LRR-repeat protein At3g18150 isoform X1 has protein sequence MINPPLLKREKLSVTEIETLDRISQLPDALLVQILSLLPTKDAFTTCLLSKRWHFLWTFVYNLIFTQESYRVFYEPNCSLKIEKFVSFVNHVLNGFVSSKITKFELDGTQLFNYTSQIKRWLSFAVEREVKHAVFLSSYTHACVLPESFCNCSSLITLYLRQCCFNDAVIVWKFLKSLKLESVILKDDEILNLLSGCPALETMELDDVGGFHCLKINSSKFKRLNLKNHRLPHDISDRSLEIYAPYLEHLEISGDLGDLQCRLVDVSSLVNAKVTFYISCIKHIRHERKEFISVDDYSCHDYHQSFSVLARDYLQKLSCATELTIGSWFTEVPCMLQFNGLLVPELKCKYLTLELCIENFDLNGVAGLLGAFPHVETLNIYMTENLLDNYFCDFEENNTDLQSWISSIVFPNLKNITIVNSILVCLNRQKRKQGFRRLVKLSQLLLKNATILKKFLVISKSRMCKKCKKCLTNCWCNFFSGLFDKLYPSRSSTNAKFILQAQVFRD, from the exons ATGATAAATCCCCCATTgttgaagagagagaaattgAGTGTTACCGAAATCGAAACCCTAGATCGGATTAGTCAATTGCCAGACGCACTCCTTGTTCAAATTCTCTCTCTTTTGCCGACAAAGGATGCATTCACAACATGCCTTCTCTCTAAAAGGTGGCACTTTCTTTGGACTTTTGTTTATAACTTAATTTTCACTCAGGAATCCTACAGAGTTTTTTATGAACCGAATTGTAGCCTGAAAATTGAAAAGTTTGTATCCTTTGTTAACCATGTATTAAATGGTTTCGTTTCttccaaaataacaaaatttgaaCTCGACGGCACACAACTTTTTAATTATACCTCTCAAATTAAACGATGGCTTAGTTTTGCTGTTGAAAGGGAAGTGAAACATGCTGTATTCTTGTCCTCCTACACACATGCTTGTGTATTGCCTGAATCTTTTTGCAACTGTTCGTCGTTGATAACATTATATCTGAGACAGTGTTGCTTTAATGATGCGGTTATAGTCTGGAAGTTTCTAAAGAGCCTAAAGCTGGAGAGTGTGATCTTAAAAGATGATGAAATTTTGAACTTACTATCAGGTTGTCCTGCATTGGAAACTATGGAATTAGATGATGTTGGGGGTTTTCATTGCCTAAAAATTAATTCTTCAAAATTCAAGAGattgaatttgaaaaatcatAGGTTGCCTCATGATATCAGTGATCGCTCCTTGGAGATTTATGCCCCGTATCTGGAGCATTTGGAAATTTCAGGAGATCTTGGGGATCTTCAGTGTAGGCTTGTTGACGTGTCCTCCTTGGTTAATGCTAAGGTTACTTTCTACATTTCATGTATCAAACACATCCGACATGAACGTAAGGAGTTTATTAGTGTTGATGACTACAGCTGTCATGACTATCATCAAAGTTTTAGCGTTCTCGCCCGAGATTATCTTCAAAAGTTGAGTTGTGCAACTGAGCTAACGATCGGATCTTGGTTCACAGAG GTCCCATGCATGTTGCAGTTCAATGGATTGCTGGTTCCAGAGTTGAAATGCAAATATCTAACACTAGAATTGTGTATAGAAAACTTTGATTTGAATGGAGTTGCTGGACTTTTGGGAGCCTTTCCTCATGTGGAGACTTTAAACATATACATGACAGAAAATCTC CTTGATAATTACTTTTGCGACTTTGAGGAAAACAATACCGATTTGCAGAGTTGGATTTCAAGCATTGTGTTTCCCAACCTCAAGAATATTACGATTGTCAACTCTATCCTGGTGTGTTTAAACAGGCAAAAAAGAAAACAGGGCTTTCGCAGACTTGTTAAACTTTCACAACTTCTGTTAAAGAATGCAACGATTTTGAAGAAGTTTCTTGTCATATCAAAGAGCAGAATGTGCAAGAAATGTAAGAAATGTTTAACAAACTGTTGGTGCAATTTTTTCTCTGGATTGTTTGACAAGTTGTATCCCTCAAGATCCTCCACCAATGCCAAATTTATCTTGCAGGCTCAAGTTTTCCGGGACTAG
- the LOC125852003 gene encoding putative F-box/LRR-repeat protein At3g18150 isoform X3, translating into MINPPLLKREKLSVTEIETLDRISQLPDALLVQILSLLPTKDAFTTCLLSKRWHFLWTFVYNLIFTQESYRVFYEPNCSLKIEKFVSFVNHVLNGFVSSKITKFELDGTQLFNYTSQIKRWLSFAVEREVKHAVFLSSYTHACVLPESFCNCSSLITLYLRQCCFNDAVIVWKFLKSLKLESVILKDDEILNLLSGCPALETMELDDVGGFHCLKINSSKFKRLNLKNHRLPHDISDRSLEIYAPYLEHLEISGDLGDLQCRLVDVSSLVNAKVTFYISCIKHIRHERKEFISVDDYSCHDYHQSFSVLARDYLQKLSCATELTIGSWFTEVPCMLQFNGLLVPELKCKYLTLELCIENFDLNGVAGLLGAFPHVETLNIYMTENLLDNYFCDFEENNTDLQSWISSIVFPNLKNITIVNSILVCLNRQKRKQGFRRLVKLSQLLLKNATILKKFLVISKSRMCKKCSSFPGLDYKLISFSNHD; encoded by the exons ATGATAAATCCCCCATTgttgaagagagagaaattgAGTGTTACCGAAATCGAAACCCTAGATCGGATTAGTCAATTGCCAGACGCACTCCTTGTTCAAATTCTCTCTCTTTTGCCGACAAAGGATGCATTCACAACATGCCTTCTCTCTAAAAGGTGGCACTTTCTTTGGACTTTTGTTTATAACTTAATTTTCACTCAGGAATCCTACAGAGTTTTTTATGAACCGAATTGTAGCCTGAAAATTGAAAAGTTTGTATCCTTTGTTAACCATGTATTAAATGGTTTCGTTTCttccaaaataacaaaatttgaaCTCGACGGCACACAACTTTTTAATTATACCTCTCAAATTAAACGATGGCTTAGTTTTGCTGTTGAAAGGGAAGTGAAACATGCTGTATTCTTGTCCTCCTACACACATGCTTGTGTATTGCCTGAATCTTTTTGCAACTGTTCGTCGTTGATAACATTATATCTGAGACAGTGTTGCTTTAATGATGCGGTTATAGTCTGGAAGTTTCTAAAGAGCCTAAAGCTGGAGAGTGTGATCTTAAAAGATGATGAAATTTTGAACTTACTATCAGGTTGTCCTGCATTGGAAACTATGGAATTAGATGATGTTGGGGGTTTTCATTGCCTAAAAATTAATTCTTCAAAATTCAAGAGattgaatttgaaaaatcatAGGTTGCCTCATGATATCAGTGATCGCTCCTTGGAGATTTATGCCCCGTATCTGGAGCATTTGGAAATTTCAGGAGATCTTGGGGATCTTCAGTGTAGGCTTGTTGACGTGTCCTCCTTGGTTAATGCTAAGGTTACTTTCTACATTTCATGTATCAAACACATCCGACATGAACGTAAGGAGTTTATTAGTGTTGATGACTACAGCTGTCATGACTATCATCAAAGTTTTAGCGTTCTCGCCCGAGATTATCTTCAAAAGTTGAGTTGTGCAACTGAGCTAACGATCGGATCTTGGTTCACAGAG GTCCCATGCATGTTGCAGTTCAATGGATTGCTGGTTCCAGAGTTGAAATGCAAATATCTAACACTAGAATTGTGTATAGAAAACTTTGATTTGAATGGAGTTGCTGGACTTTTGGGAGCCTTTCCTCATGTGGAGACTTTAAACATATACATGACAGAAAATCTC CTTGATAATTACTTTTGCGACTTTGAGGAAAACAATACCGATTTGCAGAGTTGGATTTCAAGCATTGTGTTTCCCAACCTCAAGAATATTACGATTGTCAACTCTATCCTGGTGTGTTTAAACAGGCAAAAAAGAAAACAGGGCTTTCGCAGACTTGTTAAACTTTCACAACTTCTGTTAAAGAATGCAACGATTTTGAAGAAGTTTCTTGTCATATCAAAGAGCAGAATGTGCAAGAAAT GCTCAAGTTTTCCGGGACTAGACTACAAATTGATTAGCTTCAGCAATCATGATTAA
- the LOC125852003 gene encoding F-box/LRR-repeat protein At3g26922-like isoform X4, which translates to MINPPLLKREKLSVTEIETLDRISQLPDALLVQILSLLPTKDAFTTCLLSKRWHFLWTFVYNLIFTQESYRVFYEPNCSLKIEKFVSFVNHVLNGFVSSKITKFELDGTQLFNYTSQIKRWLSFAVEREVKHAVFLSSYTHACVLPESFCNCSSLITLYLRQCCFNDAVIVWKFLKSLKLESVILKDDEILNLLSGCPALETMELDDVGGFHCLKINSSKFKRLNLKNHRLPHDISDRSLEIYAPYLEHLEISGDLGDLQCRLVDVSSLVNAKVTFYISCIKHIRHERKEFISVDDYSCHDYHQSFSVLARDYLQKLSCATELTIGSWFTELDNYFCDFEENNTDLQSWISSIVFPNLKNITIVNSILVCLNRQKRKQGFRRLVKLSQLLLKNATILKKFLVISKSRMCKKCKKCLTNCWCNFFSGLFDKLYPSRSSTNAKFILQAQVFRD; encoded by the exons ATGATAAATCCCCCATTgttgaagagagagaaattgAGTGTTACCGAAATCGAAACCCTAGATCGGATTAGTCAATTGCCAGACGCACTCCTTGTTCAAATTCTCTCTCTTTTGCCGACAAAGGATGCATTCACAACATGCCTTCTCTCTAAAAGGTGGCACTTTCTTTGGACTTTTGTTTATAACTTAATTTTCACTCAGGAATCCTACAGAGTTTTTTATGAACCGAATTGTAGCCTGAAAATTGAAAAGTTTGTATCCTTTGTTAACCATGTATTAAATGGTTTCGTTTCttccaaaataacaaaatttgaaCTCGACGGCACACAACTTTTTAATTATACCTCTCAAATTAAACGATGGCTTAGTTTTGCTGTTGAAAGGGAAGTGAAACATGCTGTATTCTTGTCCTCCTACACACATGCTTGTGTATTGCCTGAATCTTTTTGCAACTGTTCGTCGTTGATAACATTATATCTGAGACAGTGTTGCTTTAATGATGCGGTTATAGTCTGGAAGTTTCTAAAGAGCCTAAAGCTGGAGAGTGTGATCTTAAAAGATGATGAAATTTTGAACTTACTATCAGGTTGTCCTGCATTGGAAACTATGGAATTAGATGATGTTGGGGGTTTTCATTGCCTAAAAATTAATTCTTCAAAATTCAAGAGattgaatttgaaaaatcatAGGTTGCCTCATGATATCAGTGATCGCTCCTTGGAGATTTATGCCCCGTATCTGGAGCATTTGGAAATTTCAGGAGATCTTGGGGATCTTCAGTGTAGGCTTGTTGACGTGTCCTCCTTGGTTAATGCTAAGGTTACTTTCTACATTTCATGTATCAAACACATCCGACATGAACGTAAGGAGTTTATTAGTGTTGATGACTACAGCTGTCATGACTATCATCAAAGTTTTAGCGTTCTCGCCCGAGATTATCTTCAAAAGTTGAGTTGTGCAACTGAGCTAACGATCGGATCTTGGTTCACAGAG CTTGATAATTACTTTTGCGACTTTGAGGAAAACAATACCGATTTGCAGAGTTGGATTTCAAGCATTGTGTTTCCCAACCTCAAGAATATTACGATTGTCAACTCTATCCTGGTGTGTTTAAACAGGCAAAAAAGAAAACAGGGCTTTCGCAGACTTGTTAAACTTTCACAACTTCTGTTAAAGAATGCAACGATTTTGAAGAAGTTTCTTGTCATATCAAAGAGCAGAATGTGCAAGAAATGTAAGAAATGTTTAACAAACTGTTGGTGCAATTTTTTCTCTGGATTGTTTGACAAGTTGTATCCCTCAAGATCCTCCACCAATGCCAAATTTATCTTGCAGGCTCAAGTTTTCCGGGACTAG